From Coccinella septempunctata chromosome 4, icCocSept1.1, whole genome shotgun sequence, a single genomic window includes:
- the LOC123311099 gene encoding mitochondrial import inner membrane translocase subunit Tim21: protein MFARITLNAIRNKPKIRSWGILDQHFCRRDKSDKHSSIVKAADSGSEIGVDVKPLGEKVRETTKTASYMGVILLGVAVTGSLFYAVFSELFSSKSPNNVYTNAVKKCLSDTRVEDKLGYPIAAYGEETRRGRRQHPTHVVYKRNGKQCIRMKFYLKGSAHKGTVQLEMVEDDSGKYEYRYLFVQVEDLFQTTIILEDNRNKHEHISKEGLTLNFNELIK, encoded by the exons ATGTTTGCTAGAATAACTTTAAATGCTATAAGGAATAAGCCGAAGATAAGATCATGGGGTATATTAGATCAACACTTTTGTCGCAGAGATAAGAGCGATAAACATAGCTCCATAGTGAAAGCGGCTGATTCAGGTTCAGAAATTGGGGTTGATGTGAAGCCTTTAGGTGAAAAAGTTAGAGAAACCACTAAGACTGCTTCGTACATGGGAGTTATTTTGTTGGGTGTAGCTGTAACTGGTTCTTTATTTTATGCTGTCTTTAGCGAGTTATTTTCAAGTAAAAGTCCGAACAATGTATATACAAATGCAGTGAAGAAATGTTTGTCAGACACAAGAGTAGAAGATAAGTTAGGGTATCCAATTGCTGCTTATGGTGAAGAAACAAGAAGAGGGAGACGTCAGCATCCTACACATGTTGTATATAAACGTAATGGAAAACAGTGTATTCGAATGAAGTTCTATTTGAAGGGATCAGCTCACAAAGGAACTGTCCAATTGGAAATGGTAGAA GATGATTCTGGAAAGTATGAATATCGATACCTTTTTGTTCAAGTAGAAGACCTCTTTCAGACAACTATTATCCTTGAGGATAATCGCAATAAGCACGAACACATTTCAAAGGAAGGCCTCACtttgaatttcaatgaattgatTAAATGA